The nucleotide window CTTTTTCAAAGGTTCCCGCTTTACCGATCCCATAGACGGAAGGTCCTACCGGAAGTTCCTGCCTTATGGCTACGGAACACAGCGCGAAAATGCTCTGTCGCCGGGTACCCTGAGTCTGGAACGCCACCGTCAGATGTGGCTTTATCTGCAGAATGAGACCGATTTTTTCAGCAAAAAATATAAAGTGCTTCACATTGCGCCCGAACAGGAATTTCTTAGAAGGTTCAGAAAAATGAAAAACCTGGACTATACTTCCGCAGACCTTTTTTCGCCGATTGTGGATGTGAAGGCCGATATTCTGGATCTTCCATTTGATGATGAAAGCTTCGATGTGGTTTTCTGTAACCATGTGCTGGAACATATTCAGGACGACAAAAAGGCCATGAGTGAGCTTTACCGTGTGCTGAAGAGCGGTGGCTGGGGAATATTGCAGGTACCGATGAAGAACTCGCTTCCGGAAACCTATGAGGATTTTTCGGTAACTGACCCTAAAGAAAGACAGAGGCTTTTCGGACAGTACGACCATGTACGCTGGTATGGGATGGACTATTTTGCCCGCCTGGAAAGCGTAGGCTTCCGGGTTGATGTTAATTTCTACTCCAGGACATTTTCAGAAGCCGAGCGTAAGAAATACGGACTTATGGAAAATGAAATCCTGCCCGTAGTATATAAAAAGTAGTCAATTGTTATCATTACCTTTGTAGTCGGGACGTTCCGTTCCGGTTAATTTTTAATTTTTGTTTGAATGCATAAAGCAGGATTTGTAAATATTGTTGGCAAGCCTAATGCCGGAAAGTCTACGCTGCTCAATCAATTGATGGGCGAAAAGCTGGCCATTGTGACCCAGAAAGCGCAGACTACACGTCACCGGATATTTGGAATTTATAATGAAGAGGATCTTCAGATAGTATTTTCAGATACGCCCGGTGTACTGGATCCCAAATATGGTCTTCAGGAGAAGATGATGGATTTTGTGAAAGATTCCCTGCAGGATGCGGATGTTTTCCTCTTCATCGTGGATATTCTGGATAAATCGGAGCCCTTTGAATTTCTGGTAGAGAAACTCAATAAGATTCCTGTGCCGGTACTTATTCTCATCAATAAGATAGACCAGTCCAATCAGGAGGATCTGGAACGAATCATGGAGGAGTGGCATGAACGTATTCCCAAGGCGGAAATTCTGCCGATCTCCGCACTCAAGGCTTTCAACACCGATGTAATTCTGCCGAAACTTAAATCGATGCTGCCGGAAAATCCACCTTATTATGACAAGGACCAGTATACCGACAAGTCTGAACGCTTTTTCGTGAATGAAGCTATCCGCGAGAAAATCCTGCTGAACTACGAAAAGGAAATCCCATATTCGGTGGAGGTGGTTACTGAAATGTTTAAGGAGAAGGAAGGTATTATCTTCATTGATTCCATTATTTATGTGGAACGTGATACGCAGAAGGGCATCATTATCGGTCACAAAGGCGAAGCCATCAAAAAAGTGGGTACAGAGGCCAGGCTGGACCTGGAAAAGTTCTTCGGCAAGAAGATTCATCTTAATCTCTTCGTGAAAGTGAAGAAGGACTGGCGTAAGAACGACCGTGACCTGAAGAACTTTGGTTACCGCTAGGCGGGGTAAGGTTTAACGGGTTTTTTTCGTTACATTTGAACGTAAATTGATTTTATATGAATTATTTCGGTTCAGTAAAAGTAAACCCGCTTATTGCAGATATCGTACTTTTGGTGGTACGAATATTTATTGGTTTTGCCATGATTTCGCATGGTTTTCCTAAACTCATGCAGCTTACCTCCGGTGAGGAGGTTCAGTTTTTCAATTTTCTGGGCCTGGG belongs to Chryseobacterium sp. and includes:
- a CDS encoding class I SAM-dependent methyltransferase; translation: MKKLFKFLLNRIPRPVLINLSIFFRPFIYLFFKGSRFTDPIDGRSYRKFLPYGYGTQRENALSPGTLSLERHRQMWLYLQNETDFFSKKYKVLHIAPEQEFLRRFRKMKNLDYTSADLFSPIVDVKADILDLPFDDESFDVVFCNHVLEHIQDDKKAMSELYRVLKSGGWGILQVPMKNSLPETYEDFSVTDPKERQRLFGQYDHVRWYGMDYFARLESVGFRVDVNFYSRTFSEAERKKYGLMENEILPVVYKK
- the era gene encoding GTPase Era — encoded protein: MHKAGFVNIVGKPNAGKSTLLNQLMGEKLAIVTQKAQTTRHRIFGIYNEEDLQIVFSDTPGVLDPKYGLQEKMMDFVKDSLQDADVFLFIVDILDKSEPFEFLVEKLNKIPVPVLILINKIDQSNQEDLERIMEEWHERIPKAEILPISALKAFNTDVILPKLKSMLPENPPYYDKDQYTDKSERFFVNEAIREKILLNYEKEIPYSVEVVTEMFKEKEGIIFIDSIIYVERDTQKGIIIGHKGEAIKKVGTEARLDLEKFFGKKIHLNLFVKVKKDWRKNDRDLKNFGYR